Proteins from a genomic interval of Youhaiella tibetensis:
- a CDS encoding Trm112 family protein: MTDQRHVLDRHTLEMLVCPLTKTRLLLSPEGNELISVAAHLAFPIRQGVPMLALDEARQIDLSELRRLPDLGGSPER, from the coding sequence ATGACCGACCAGCGCCACGTCCTCGACCGCCACACGCTCGAAATGCTGGTCTGCCCGCTGACCAAGACGCGCCTGCTGCTCTCGCCCGAGGGCAACGAGCTGATTTCGGTGGCCGCGCACCTGGCCTTTCCCATCCGCCAGGGCGTGCCGATGTTGGCGCTCGACGAAGCGCGCCAGATCGACCTTTCCGAACTGCGCCGCCTGCCCGACCTGGGCGGAAGCCCCGAGCGCTAG
- a CDS encoding FAD-dependent monooxygenase, whose amino-acid sequence MQEDQYDVLIVGAGPVGLALALSLSRFVGGVKIGILDRRPVSVPNDKRASSIAAGVRRVLETLGVWDALAGEAQPVREMRITDSGSGDIARPLFLDFQGEVAPGEPFAHLVPNTAMTRAMLEALGEKATFLAPVEVKAFAAQAGGGTLTLGDGRVLKAPLVVAADGANSALRAMAGITTINHDYGQSGIVTTIGHELDHEGVAYEHFRPAGPFASLPLPGRRSSLVWTERPEDAARYLALPPEEVALKIEEVMGSTLGAVTLEDRLQVFPLRMQIARDFAAPRLALIGDAAHVVHPIAGQGLNLGLKDVAALAEVVVQAMRLGLDHGADDVLVAYERWRRFDTALMAMVTDGMNRLFSNDLAPVRAVRDFGLGVVDRLPPVKDFLISRAAGLERDGPRLLRGQPL is encoded by the coding sequence ATGCAGGAAGACCAATACGACGTGCTGATCGTGGGCGCAGGGCCGGTGGGCCTGGCGCTGGCCCTGAGCCTGAGCCGGTTCGTCGGCGGGGTGAAGATCGGCATTCTCGACCGCCGCCCGGTGAGCGTGCCCAACGACAAGCGCGCCTCCTCGATCGCGGCGGGCGTGCGCCGGGTGCTCGAGACGCTGGGCGTATGGGACGCGCTGGCGGGCGAGGCACAGCCGGTGCGCGAGATGCGAATCACCGATTCGGGCTCGGGCGACATCGCCCGCCCGCTGTTTCTCGATTTCCAGGGCGAAGTGGCGCCGGGCGAGCCTTTCGCCCATCTCGTCCCCAATACCGCCATGACGCGAGCCATGCTCGAGGCTTTGGGGGAGAAGGCGACATTCCTGGCGCCGGTCGAGGTCAAGGCTTTTGCCGCCCAGGCGGGCGGAGGGACGCTGACGCTCGGCGATGGCCGCGTGCTCAAGGCACCTCTCGTGGTTGCCGCCGACGGGGCGAACTCGGCCCTGCGCGCCATGGCCGGCATCACCACCATCAACCACGACTATGGGCAATCGGGGATCGTCACCACCATCGGGCACGAGCTCGACCACGAGGGCGTGGCCTATGAGCATTTCCGCCCCGCCGGTCCCTTTGCCAGCCTGCCGCTGCCCGGCCGGCGCTCCTCGCTGGTCTGGACGGAGCGTCCGGAAGACGCGGCGCGCTACCTTGCGTTGCCACCCGAAGAGGTAGCGCTCAAGATCGAGGAGGTCATGGGCTCGACGCTGGGCGCGGTCACGCTCGAGGACCGGCTGCAGGTGTTTCCGCTGCGCATGCAGATCGCGCGCGATTTCGCGGCACCGCGCCTGGCGCTGATCGGGGACGCCGCCCATGTGGTCCATCCCATCGCCGGGCAGGGTCTCAACCTCGGCCTCAAGGACGTGGCGGCGCTGGCCGAGGTCGTGGTCCAGGCCATGCGGCTCGGGCTCGACCACGGCGCGGACGACGTGCTGGTGGCCTATGAGCGCTGGCGCCGGTTCGATACGGCGCTCATGGCCATGGTCACCGACGGGATGAACCGGCTGTTCTCAAATGACCTGGCCCCGGTGCGCGCGGTGCGCGATTTCGGGCTGGGCGTCGTCGACAGGCTGCCGCCGGTCAAGGACTTCCTCATCTCGCGGGCAGCCGGGCTCGAACGGGATGGTCCGAGGCTGTTGCGCGGGCAGCCGCTCTAG
- a CDS encoding P-II family nitrogen regulator, translated as MKLVVAIIKPSRLEEVRQALNSLDVHGMTVTEVKGYGRQKGHSEIYRGTEYAVHFLPKLKIEIAVDDAQADAVSTAIRESAQTGRIGDGKIFVLDLEQVTRIRTGETGAAAL; from the coding sequence ATGAAACTGGTGGTTGCAATCATAAAACCGTCGCGGCTCGAAGAGGTTCGTCAGGCGCTCAACTCGCTCGATGTACATGGAATGACCGTGACCGAAGTCAAGGGTTACGGCCGCCAGAAGGGACATTCGGAAATCTACCGCGGCACCGAATACGCCGTGCATTTCCTGCCCAAGCTCAAGATCGAGATCGCGGTTGACGACGCCCAGGCCGACGCCGTCAGCACGGCCATCCGGGAATCGGCACAGACCGGCCGGATCGGCGACGGCAAGATTTTCGTGCTCGACCTCGAACAAGTCACCCGCATTCGCACCGGCGAGACCGGCGCGGCCGCTCTCTAA
- a CDS encoding ammonium transporter → MTTIKTSKILGAAALASLAMALPAFAQDATPTIDTGDTSWMIVSTVLVLLMIIPGLALFYGGLVRAKNVLSILMQVLAGFCMISLLWVAYGYSLAFGGPTEGGLSGFVGDLSKFFLNGVPPDALSGTIPELVFVVFQLTFAAITCTLIVGGIAERMKFGAVMLFLAIWFTFSYVPIAHMVWFSGGLLFQMGALDFAGGTVVHINSGVAALVAAIVLGPRMGFLKEPIAPHNLVFTFVGASLLWVGWFGFNAGSALAANGTAAQAFLNTITAPAAAALAWALGEKFTRGHASLLGAASGAVAGLVAITPAAGFAGTFGSIVLGAVASLICLWAVVTLKPLLKYDDSLDVFGIHGIGGIVGAIGTAIVAAPSLGGFGAEGYSIGGQLVTQITAVVIAVVWSAVVAFVALMIVKAVMGLRVTESAETDGLDLTSHGERAYN, encoded by the coding sequence ATGACAACTATCAAGACGTCAAAGATACTGGGGGCGGCGGCGCTCGCATCCCTTGCCATGGCCCTGCCGGCTTTCGCGCAGGACGCCACGCCCACCATCGACACCGGCGACACGTCCTGGATGATCGTGTCCACCGTGCTGGTGCTGCTCATGATCATCCCGGGCCTGGCCCTGTTCTACGGCGGCCTCGTACGCGCCAAGAACGTGCTCTCGATCCTGATGCAGGTGCTGGCCGGCTTCTGCATGATCTCCCTGCTCTGGGTGGCCTATGGCTATTCGCTGGCTTTCGGCGGCCCCACCGAAGGCGGACTCTCCGGCTTCGTCGGTGACCTCTCCAAGTTCTTCCTCAACGGCGTGCCGCCCGATGCGCTTTCGGGCACCATTCCCGAGCTGGTCTTCGTGGTCTTCCAGCTGACCTTCGCGGCCATCACCTGCACCCTCATCGTCGGCGGCATCGCCGAGCGCATGAAGTTCGGCGCAGTGATGCTGTTCCTGGCCATCTGGTTCACCTTCTCCTACGTGCCGATCGCCCACATGGTCTGGTTCTCGGGCGGCCTGCTCTTCCAGATGGGCGCTCTCGACTTCGCCGGCGGCACCGTCGTTCACATCAACTCCGGTGTTGCCGCCCTCGTCGCCGCCATCGTGCTTGGCCCGCGCATGGGCTTCCTCAAGGAACCGATCGCCCCGCACAACCTGGTCTTCACCTTCGTGGGCGCCAGCCTGCTGTGGGTCGGCTGGTTCGGCTTCAACGCCGGTTCGGCCCTGGCTGCCAACGGCACTGCCGCCCAGGCCTTCCTCAACACCATCACCGCTCCCGCCGCCGCGGCTCTCGCCTGGGCGCTCGGTGAAAAGTTCACCCGTGGCCATGCTTCTCTCCTCGGCGCCGCTTCGGGCGCCGTGGCCGGCCTCGTCGCCATCACCCCGGCCGCCGGCTTTGCCGGCACCTTCGGCTCGATCGTGCTCGGCGCCGTCGCCAGCCTCATCTGCCTGTGGGCCGTCGTGACCCTCAAGCCGCTCCTCAAGTACGACGACAGCCTGGACGTCTTCGGCATCCATGGCATCGGCGGCATCGTGGGCGCCATCGGCACGGCCATCGTAGCCGCTCCCTCGCTCGGCGGGTTCGGTGCCGAGGGCTATTCGATCGGTGGCCAGCTCGTCACCCAGATCACCGCCGTGGTCATCGCCGTGGTCTGGTCGGCAGTGGTTGCCTTCGTCGCCCTGATGATCGTCAAGGCGGTCATGGGCCTGCGCGTCACCGAATCGGCCGAGACCGATGGCCTCGACCTCACCTCGCACGGCGAGCGCGCCTACAACTGA